ATTATCTCATATCAACAGTGATACACAAAACAACATTATACCTAAATCAGCAAAAGAAAAGAAGACTAAAAGAATCTATCTCCATATCATCTTCGTATATATACCAACttgataaacaataacatttaataatttaaattacacaagCAGTGGCGGCGCGTAAACAATTTGATAGGGTAGACAACAAGACAACTAAATAAATGGtgctatataaaatgtatttaaaaataaaaaaacattacacaCATATAAAAGGCTCTAAACCACTGTCGGaatgcaattaaattattaaaatattacgttgAGACATGTCTTTtccatacatataattttggtAAAATCTCACTACGTCCCCTGTTTACCATGTCATACGCCCGTCATTAATAGTGAGACACAATTCAATATGTCTTGACCGATTTAACGTCGACGACcgaacaacaattattatggtatagataaaatttaaataaaattgtacataaaaatatataaatcatacttGTTACTCACACAGACACTGTAGAGTCGAAACGAATTAGTGTAAAcaacatttgatttataaaattatgaagaaataaaatacttatgtagTATAGAAgcatataataaacaactaatttttaaaattaaattattcgatatttttgGATAGACAATGTACCCTAATACGCCGCCACTTTACACAAGTAtactaaatagatataatacaaacataacaAACCATTAAATCACCAACATTTTCATGAGTTTTGTCATTTCTCATCAAATATGCAAATGGATTACTACTAGCAGTAGCTGTAATCGTACTCAATGACTTCATTTCTCTCTtttcttcataatttttaGGGTTTGTTCCatcattattagttatttttttatttgcaaacAGCAATGCATTAGTTAACTTATCACCATTACGCTTCATGAATGAtccttttatacatttattatgctgtaaaatatcaatgatttataaaaacaagtacTTATCAccattttaatctaatttgaattgtttttaatgaacAAATCTTACTTTCGatgaaattatgtttacaaCTTGGAGGTCAACTAAgtcattggtttttattttatttttttcaattttatcagTTGAGTTAGTACTTAAATTTTGGCTATTTGGATCagtttcatcattattttcatttaactgTATtgattcattgtttttttcattataagatgtttttgatattaatttacttttgccATTTTGATACTTCacctatgatattaaaattaaaaataaacgtattattgatcaattaatttatattatacaaggtgggccacattattaaaaaacatagaaATATAGCAGCCTATTTTGTACagcgatataaaaatatgataaaaaaatataaaacatacaatatggGTTTTTTTCACAATTGATACAgatgtttgtaaaatattactggATTCTTCATCTTCGTTGCTTTCCTCTTCatcagaatatttatttttctgaaaaaaaattaattatatcatataatagacattgtaaaaacaaaactgttttattagtaaataaataaatactacaattataaatttactgatcaacatttaatttttttattattatttaggtatagatACTGAATTAGCTcttgaaacataaaattatttatcaaaatcaaattgtaaaattgaaatataactattacattTATCATGCCGATATACAAGGTGTATCAGGTAGATCTATCAATTTTACATAGAACATATATTTGAATGTCGGATCACCCTTATgaatgctatatatatatatatatttatagttacttCTGATAAATAAGATTCACGTTTGAAACGTTCATTTCTCCACTGTTCTGTTTTTTCATCATCACTTAATGTATCATCTTCATTATCTTCTTCATTGTCAGAGAATAAAGGTTTCTTAAGAGCAACATCATCCTGATCTATATaggaattaaattatagtaaatgtaAAGGTAACATTAATAAGTTGAAATCTAACCATCATTATCCCattgaaattttctttttcgaTTAGAATCTGAATATAATTCCCCATCTTCAAGAAGCATTTCTTTGAGTGCAGTTACTTGCTGGTTATCATCGTCCAAAAGCTGTCGcctaaatttagtttaaaaacaataatttaaaccaaatgattaccaattaatttattaacttacatATATATCTTGTCTAATCCATCCTTAACAAGACTTTCGTCTAGCTTATCCTTGTCACCTTCTTCTTCTTCTAATTTGTCATTCAAATCAACTAATTTGTCTTCATCATCAGAACTCCAGTCTGATTCAGATAACTCTGCTTCATCatcaaaaaaatctttagCTGAAACTAGTTTGAGAGAAACATTATCATCATCAACATCATCTTCATTTGCGGTAATGTCAGTATCCTTTATtggtctaaataaataaatattattgacacattatactttaaaaattagttataaatatttaattttacacttCTGAATCAAAATTATCTTCAAAATCATCTACTTCTTCATTATCTtcctgaaaatataaatacaatttataattagttaatgaaataaataaaataaaaggcgTATATGAAACCTTAGCATCCAATTGTTGGGATTGGAATTGTCCAGAACAAAAACCCATCAGTTGTTGTGTAGATACAATAGCATCAGAGTCGTTAAACAAAGGTGATAAATTGTttggtataattttagtttctgtgtttgaattattttcatttttactatccatattatcattattatcatcatcactGCTTTCTGATAACAAAACTAATctgtgtttcttttttttaggaaattcTACATCATGGTCTAaaggaataaatataaatagtattttacaaaacgaaacaatattgtttaaaataaaattttttttattatctatctgTACTACCTTCTTCGTCTTCTGATTCATTAATGAAATTTGGTAAATTATCTTCATCATCTGAACTACAATCTAATTCAGACAATTCAGCTTCATCATCAATGaatgttttaacaatatttctttttaatgcaTCTTCagtgtctataatatattaagattaaaaaaaaaaaaaacttactttttatattcttattattttctaacttGTCACATTACCTttctaaaataacaaaaaattacaaattaatattgaattaacaaagtaatattttatacatacctcTGTTTTATCATCTTCagaatacaattgtttttcttGCCTGGAGTTATCTTCTTCATCACTATCGTCATcttcaaatttttcattttcatcatTATCAATTTCTTCATTTTCATCATCATTAATTGCTTCATTTTCATCATCATCAATTGATCCATCTTCATTATTATCGATTTCTTCATCATTAGATGATAATTCACTTTCTACAATTGAGTTGCTGTCATAATTTTCTTCATCATCATCAAATTCAGTTAAACTATTGTTATGGTTTTCATTAAGAGTAATTtctgtttaaaacaataaataaaatattattacaattaatattttacacacacacacatttatatattatgatatacaaagAAACAGGTAGGTGATtggctattattttatagataattttaatttaaacagtgtattaaattaaatataccatatagttattttaaaataaataattaacatttaatttcaaaccTTTATCaaagttattatcatttaaagaaaaatggtTTTCCGCTtgagtattactattattcaaagatgttttttcattgttttcttCTTGAACACTTTcttcattgtaaaatttttcaacAGTTTGTTCTTTACTTTCAATCAATTCcctaaatttatgtatacaaatgaatgatgaataaaaaaattaattatttgctatacatatttattgtgtacaatgtaattataacttatagatGATggatatgattaaaatattatattttacattgaaattagaaattttattaattatagccttaccaataaaaaaaaaaaaaatatggtgaaattggtatcaaattaataaatttaaactaataaataaataatataaataatcagagaaactaaaaatagtaatttctaaaactttctaaatacatcaattataccaaaaaaatgattatcagTGAGTAAAAATTGTCACAGTATAGTATCATTATATTGGTATCGTAGTAAAATAAGTATCAATGTAACTTaccaataattgaaaattacatttttaaatttaatagtaacttcccacaataattataatttacatagtaCCTAACAACCAGATATATAgtcagaaataattaaaaaaaggtttatattcaaacactataatatagtatataaaaacaatagtataatCATATGTATTCTAAAACTATTAGacgtaaatttgtttaaatacttaaagcattatatcaaaattacattctataattaagtatttatcatttattaaattatacatttttagttttacttgCCATGCTTTCTGAAGTAATTTTTTGGAACCTGTTAAAGATGCTTGACACTcagttgatattttttgtctATTAAGGAAATCTTTAATGACTTCTGCTTTGGTTTGTGATATGGTAAACGCACATGACTATCTTTAACTAGTCGTTGAGTTTCCCTGCTTATATCATCTATATTTgtcttcttattattatttgatgacttctaaaaattaaatgtaaatgtaagcataaaataagattttaagtAAAGGCAAAAGTTAAAAtcgaaatgaaaatttatattaagtaattaacatatcgataattttaataataatatattataattttaatcttttatcaattttaaaggtaaattcattaaaatatcaaaaatataaaaagttaatacaatcaaaattTGCTGTTACACACTTGTAAGACCAAGataacaaatatgaaatataaatgtgttgTCCTctgaatgaatattaaattataagtataagaaattattttttaacaacaacTTAGGTTATGgtcatattcaatttttaaacaatcttACATCATcaagataaaaacatttttaattggatTTGAATAGAAAGTTCTGGAACAAAACAAACCATAATGTGGCCTTCTGACAGTATACCTGTTCATTAAGTGGTCAGTACAGATTAGTGTCAATACTTAGTTGTTTTGGCATTTGACTACAGAACAGTTTAAAGGCCCCTCCACATGAAGCCATTCGGCAGCGCAAATTTTAGACGCCGTGTTCTGCAGCCAAGCCAACCACTCACACTGTGTTCTATAGCATGTTGCACACTGTGCAGgtatcttaataaatattgccaATAACAGTTATCAcgtgttataatatgatattttaacattatacaagaagaagaaatattattgtgtaaattatgAATCTCATTTGGCATTTGAACATCTAGTTAAGAAAGTGTTGGATGAGAAACATTTGAAACAACAACCGTCAACTAAAAACGAATAGTTTGGCTATTTTGTGACGTACACGACAACATAATATCGACTGTATGTATGCTTACCATAATTCTAGACTGTGAGTTACACAATTCAATTGATCGAAAACCGATGTTGCTGGAATTCAGGGATTTGGAAACGTTGTCATTCGTTTAATACACGAACTACTTGTATTACTtgctgttaaatatttaatttactgtcAATTGGACATCGCACTAAAACCTAGAAGATTGCGGAATGACAGATGCAAATTGAGGTCTAACAACAACGTATAATGCAATAAAccgattattaaataatattaatgtaacatGATGTTTTCATGTTACGtcgaataatatgaaaaatacttattaatattattgtacaatgtcTTTACTATTGTTATCACATCGCTCTTTTCGATATTTTGGCGGGCAAAACTATAAAAGAACAGCGAGCGACGAACAAAATATGATAAGACCGACCAGTGTAGTCATCGTGTATtcgtgtacattattttaatcgtaATCGTGATTTATGTTACCtccataatcatattaataccCGTACTGGCCGTGCTTGTAGGTACTCGTAGTgacagtttataatttatattacataagagTTACTTAGACCAATTGTGTATGTGAATTTAGCCCCACAGAAGTTTAGTTAGGTTATTATACGTGATAGCGCTATacctatcaaaataataaaggtaTATCGTGTACCTGCACCTATTATTGTAAAGAGATAATCGTACAGGTAGTACTATGGTAGTCATATTTAGGACATGAATTTCTacgtaagtaaatattttattgaatgaatatttcttaattatgACTAAAAATAAGCACGTTTCGTAACACTctgcataaaataaaacttcttttattttacatacttatttttacaaattttgatgcaaatatatattattaaataggtacctacccaTATTTAACCAATGAGTAATTTGAACAGAGTCGTGCCGTTAAGATTTGGcgcacaaattaaaaattaaaaatattcgcccCCTATTTTGTTCATCATTATGCATTTCATTcctatttaattgaattttagattttgaacgaAGTgaggaatgtattgattttacaatgatgtatgtttttttttgtgtctgttaacacgttttggagtagaaataatgctttgatttttgacttcggcccctctttgaaaaggaaaagtAGTCTTTAAAAGCGTCAGGAATAACCCtacaaaaagtaacgaaaaaacgggaatttttatgcataatcagcttttgacaaaatcaacttttttattttgctgtaactcaaaaatgaatcattgtaaacactttaaattttcaacaaatgtttatgttagcgttatctatttacgattaaaattataaaatattttgacttttttaagctattgcagacaattgaaattttcgactttttaaaaaaaattttcttgaaattataatttaaatatagataataatataatatatcctagactgacaaatcacacctccgttcagaatcgtttttcgtatacgatGATACCTGTCATGTAGGTacgtaggtataaaataatttaaaattaatacaaatcacaaattatattatacatattatatttataaatgtattataacagcGTATCATGTAAGTACTTAATTTTCCTGGACTTTTTTGAAGCAAAATCTTTAATGACGACTTCAAAATCTATGTTTTTCGTTATTTCATTCTCAATTGACAATATTGCTGAATTGGTTAATCTCTCTTGCGACATGGTTGATCGTAAATACTTCTTAGTTAATTTCAATTGACTAAAAGAGCGTTCCTCGGAAGCGACGGCAACAGTGCTCCACGTGCAGTAGATTTTGAGataaataataccataatagtttattataaagccaaataaacaacaatacaAGAATAAAACGTTGCGGTTGACTAATTGTTATTCCTCATTTACTCAACCATAGTcggaaatttgtttaaaaaaaatttgtaatggtccaaaatcattgtaaaacaaactttctcatatattttatgtatgcatagttaaaaatattataaaaaaaattgttggcgGCCCGGGGCGCATGCCACCTTTCCCTCCACAGCTCTTAGTAGGTACCCATTACATTTatcagaatattaaatattaataaacgacGTCGTATAAATAAGACAATGGAAGTTTGAGGTTACATCTTTGATCATAATATCATCGGTTAGAGGTTAGATAGTTATAAACTATGCCTAATATACAGTTGTTTTCGTTCATGCATACGTTCctgaatttaaatgaatttgttttttaaactatgtggaattaaacaagtatattcaacaaacaataaattgcaAGATTTTTTAATGGAGCGATAGGTTTACGGTTTACTAATGGCTTCAAGGCGTAGGCACAATACAAGTACAAACACGTTAATTTGTTCGTAACGGATACTACTTCAGTACCATACTCCATATATTATGCTGGAAAAGTTTAAACAATACTTTcagataaaatttaacatgtgTAGTACATGGATTTCATTGTGTGTAGCTGAAACATTTAAAGTAGGTACTACATTATACAGTCCCCTTTAGTTGCGATTCATTAATTGCAACTATAAAAAAAGCATTCTTC
This genomic stretch from Rhopalosiphum maidis isolate BTI-1 chromosome 3, ASM367621v3, whole genome shotgun sequence harbors:
- the LOC113558109 gene encoding LOW QUALITY PROTEIN: putative leucine-rich repeat-containing protein DDB_G0290503 (The sequence of the model RefSeq protein was modified relative to this genomic sequence to represent the inferred CDS: inserted 1 base in 1 codon): MESSNNNKKTNIDDISRETQRLVKDSHVRLPYHKPKQKSXKDFLNRQKISTECQASLTGSKKLLQKAWELIESKEQTVEKFYNEESVQEENNEKTSLNNSNTQAENHFSLNDNNFDKEITLNENHNNSLTEFDDDEENYDSNSIVESELSSNDEEIDNNEDGSIDDDENEAINDDENEEIDNDENEKFEDDDSDEEDNSRQEKQLYSEDDKTEKDTEDALKRNIVKTFIDDEAELSELDCSSDDEDNLPNFINESEDEEDHDVEFPKKKKHRLVLLSESSDDDNNDNMDSKNENNSNTETKIIPNNLSPLFNDSDAIVSTQQLMGFCSGQFQSQQLDAKEDNEEVDDFEDNFDSEVPIKDTDITANEDDVDDDNVSLKLVSAKDFFDDEAELSESDWSSDDEDKLVDLNDKLEEEEGDKDKLDESLVKDGLDKIYMRQLLDDDNQQVTALKEMLLEDGELYSDSNRKRKFQWDNDDQDDVALKKPLFSDNEEDNEDDTLSDDEKTEQWRNERFKRESYLSEKNKYSDEEESNEDEESSNILQTSVSIVKKTHIVKYQNGKSKLISKTSYNEKNNESIQLNENNDETDPNSQNLSTNSTDKIEKNKIKTNDLVDLQVVNIISSKHNKCIKGSFMKRNGDKLTNALLFANKKITNNDGTNPKNYEEKREMKSLSTITATASSNPFAYLMRNDKTHENVGDLMKIEKTVNSINLSKTYITTSQIHPEESKQTVKLNKSSHSILKQFE